The nucleotide window CTTAATattaccctgtaagtaccctgtataTTTACTCTTAAGTATGTAGTAAGTACTCTGTAAACCTGACTCCAGCTCCTGACAAAAGTGGCTTTTTGTTCTAACTCAGCAAAATGTTGGTGCTGGGAAAGCTCCTGTTTTCAGTGTCAAAGACTGAATTACCAGCAGCAGGAACTGGCATTGTAGAAATTAAACCTACCACATGTTGGAAGTTCTGTAAGGTAGCCTGgatgctttaaatgtttctttgcttCAGGACAGCTAATTTAAATGAGTAGATCACAAACAGGTTTCTGCAGTACTTAACAACATATAAATGCACTAATTAAAATACTTGAATTAGGTGTGTTGAAGCAAAGAAACACCCAAAACAAGCAGGACAGGGAGCCCTGATGACCAGGGTTAAACATGTGACAAGTGCATTTTGGGCTGAGGTTTGAAGTAGAGTCCTTGATGCCCAGTTGCTAAAACTAGCCTctgggacatggaatgtcagtTACGGGATTGAGCTTGAGGTTGTAGCACAGGTGGAGAGATGCTAGCTAGATATAAACTACTTCACTTTGATGCACAAACTGGgttctgaaaataatttttaggGAGGGGCAGGACTCTTCTTCCACTCTGAAGTTGCCCTTGTTAGGGGAAATCAGGCAtaggtgtgtttatttgtgctgTCTACTTTTTGTCAACCAAATGTCGTTCCCTGGTGAATGAGTGAGTGGCGTCCCTGTGTCACATACATTATGTCTTCCTTTGCTGTGGCATTCAACTAACTCAGTAGTGTGccttatttgtttaattttttttctcgaGCACTCAAATGAAAAAGCCCTAACTTAGATTGTAAACATATTAGTTTTATAtcatttgttcataacctttgtTTACTTCACCAACAAATGAATTAATATAACCTATGCTATGCTTATTTAAAGGCTCATTTAGGTATTTTTTCTCCTACAAGAGTTTAAAGTGTGTGATGGTGGACAGATCAAATATTTTCTCTTATTATGTACATTGCTACTGTGCAAAAGCTATTTTTCAACTATTTAGAAAATGTGGGCAAAAAAAAGGCAGGGGGACTGAGCATTTGACCAATAGGATAAATGACCATTTCTTTAATCTTAAAAGATTATTTACACTCAAAATATTGTATTCCTTTAACCCATTTTATCCCAAATTTTTACCTGCAAAATAAGTGCATGCATTTCACTAATTAGACCTCTTTAACACATAATATctatgatttttttcatttaatgttagTTATATTAGggaaaatgtatgttttatacTCAATTGTTTTCAGTGGGAAACCACATTgtctaatttaaacaaattcttaAATTTGACCTGTTTACACGTATATAGTATTAGAATAATACTAACATATGTAACACATAAATGGCATAATATAAAGATCCAATGGCAATGCATACAGAAGGAGTCAACAATGCAATTACTGTATTTGTCAGTCCTAATGAACAGTTACCCGTAGAGCTAAGAGCATTTGAACTTACAAAATAAGAACGGACACTCAATCGGGTAAGGATGCTGTCAGAAATAATTTGTATGTAAAGCCAGAAATGTGTGCTAACAGTTGTGCATAACTAAAATGTGTGAactgttgaataaaataaatctcataCAAAGCTTGTGTTGTATATTTCCTCTATGagaattcagtttaaaaagttacaacttCGTGAACTTACAAATACAAAGTTCAAGTTTACATGTGTGgtttattctttataaatacCAAATACTATAACTGTTTCtgaatacaattttttttctttgagaataCAAATGTACAACAGGGATCTGACGTCACGGGGTCACAGGCTGGTTAATGGGGCACAGAATACATAGATTTGCGTTGcgcatttacagtaaatgcttCTTTCAACAGCGCCAAGAAACGACAGATAATGTTAAACaatttatatatgtgtgtttgtgtgtcctgtTTATAtgtgttaatttttaaatatagtaaataaagctttaataaagcttttttttttttgtttgtctttaggcACCTACCTTTATTGACTTCTTTGTTAGATCCAGTCTGTTGAGGgactgacaacacaaacagctccaCAGTCAGGACAACTAGCAAATTGCATCAAGAAATGAGTAGGTATGTTTCTCTTTAGCCACagtaagtaaagtaaagtaaagtaaaaatgaattcgtatagcacatttcagcagcaaggcatttaaagtgcatatatatatatgttctcCCCATTGGAGCTGACGTATCATCTTGGATGGGTTAGTCAAGCGCCCccagttcatttatttttactgaggAGGCTGTATGCCCAACTAAAACAATCCGAACTCCTTGAATTTTTACcagattttcacacagtttagtttgttacaaacagcagagatgtagttatgatacaggatgctttcacacattaaaaatatgtgataTCAtactaaaatactttgttttatgctgttTAATAAAGACATATATATGGTATggaatattaataaatatttaaattaatacagtttatattttaataaggaaacaagtttgattgttcatttgaatttatttcactttcactcacatacatacacaatcctgagccttctgtaaacatcaacaacaacaatcctTCATACTTTTGTGTgctgtgcatgcacacaaacatacagggtttttttgtttgttttttttaaggcctagaaaagtaatctttaaaagttccaggtcattccagggtcttACAATGCCATGCTTATAACTGGGGCTGGGGAGCTGAGGTTCACTTTCAGGGAGACTAGAAAGTTCTCTTCAGCTTtcctttacatttttgtgtttcttcttgctaaaagctaaaatataacatgcataatacttaaaaaacaacttcattatAAACAACTTAACAAGGTTTTAGTATCCTACAGTGTATTgaaatacacaatacatcactaattcctaaacatgcagaaagaacaaacaggtaaaaataGGTTTACCAAAGTGTGATAttaacttttgctttttatatgagtcatagacatttctgttagaatgtacagcaaaaagaaaaagaaaagcacctcctctttggagatgagatgggaaaATGAAGACAGATGGGATCACAGCATCTCTAAGCCAGTcatgttaaagtcctctggcttgaaatgttcactacagagcttGGAAAACTCTGTGGCAACAAAACCGTCCCTTCTTATTGTAACTTCCCATTGCCTcattaaatctgtgttactgagaaaccttcaaaatgtgaaaaaaaaacccacaagagctaatgagagacagagcaccagttcctcctgttagcattttgttgactgccaaataacgttagctacGATGACATGGTATTATGAATGCTCAAATAACttaaattattgttcagtcttacttgtgCGTAATGCGGTGtctatgtactgtatatatggCTGTCATCTCAGAGCTGTTGAAAGAACCATTTACAGCGCAGGTGCAACACAAATCTATGTATTCTGTGCTTCATTAACCAGCCTGTGACCCCATGACACCAGATCACTGTTGTAAATTTGTAttctcaaaggaaaaaaagtaaaagctaaaCCCTTTGGAACTTACAAAATAGGAATGgacaaaagtttcaaaaaataaaagaaattcatATTGTAGCAGTAGCTTAAATTAATTTACTGACTCAACATTTGTGCCAGAAGATGAGTGTAAAGTATTAGttagcaaaaacacaaatcagtgAAGGTACATATTTACTGTCCTGAAGAACTCAATGTAAAGTGGTATATCACATTTCTCACATCCATTCACATTGCGGTTGTGGCACCATCTTGCATCTTTGGAAAGATGGCCAGTGATGTTTCCCATTACCTTTTGTGTCATCCTGAGGTTCCACAGTTGCAGATCTTCTGCCTTGGCCAGGAGCTAGTTTTTCATTACTCTTAAGTAGTTCCAGGGACAAAACCCGCTGAAAGGTCAAGAGGTCCTAATCACTGCCAATGAAATCTCTAAAGGAGAGCCAGATATTCTCTGCTGCACTGTGAAGGCACCATGCTAGGACTGGCCACCACCACTTCTTTGACCTAATTGCAGATCTAAACCTTGACATGTGAAGATCATGCAGATCCACACAGCCCATGTTTTGGTTGTATGTAAGGAATCACAGAGGCTGTGGCGCTGGTTAATATGTACACAACTGAAGTTTCATTTCTTTCCCTTTCCAAATGAAATCTCATGATGTGACAGCAACTTAAATCTAACTTTTCACTAGTCTCCTTTAAGGTCCAGTCTCACTATAATACAAGGGCCATGTATTATACATNNNNNNNNNNNNNNNNNNNNNNNNNNNNNNNNNNNNNNNNNNNNNNNNNNNNNNNNNNNNNNNNNNNNNNNNNNNNNNNNNNNNNNNNNNNNNNNNNNNNTcacaaccaaaacaaagcagTCCATTAGGGGATTGAGGGCCGGGATCTGcaggagaaaacaacaacaggaacaaGTTTTATACACATTTGAAAGAGAAGAAGTTCAGAATCCTGATTTGTGTCTGTATGATGAATCTTACAAGGTAGAGTCACTGAGTTGCAGTTGCTGGTGTTGCAGCAGAGAGCAGATGCAGTTGCACTTGAGAAACCCAAATTGGCTGAGTAAGTATGATTGCCTGTGCttggacacagagctgatggtgCACAGCCCATGTAGATTCTTTGTTCTGCTGTTCCAGTTAAATTAACTGCAGAGTCAAAGTGCCGGTTtgttattttgaaaggaaaaacCAACAGATTATAAGATAATAAATTCAGCATTTTACAGAacactaatatttaaaaaatgtaggaTACCTTGAATGGAAGCTGTTATACACATGGACCCTGAGTCACATGTCACCAGTTCTGTGTTTGTACACTCTGGATCTGTGCAGGTGAAACACTGCAGGGCTTCAGGTGCAATCaggagaaaaatgaacaaacaatcAAATTAGAATAACTTTGTAAAATCTTCAGTGTGTTCACAGATTGAATTTATACTTTTTCTGTAAAGGTTAAGTGgatttttagctgtttaaaaatgtctcgGTAGTTACCTGGCTGTAAAGTTGTGGTTTCAGTAGTTGTGGATGTAGGTAGTGGTGGGGTTGTGATTTCAGTagttgtggttgttgttggtaGTGTTGGTAGTGGTGGGGTTGTGGTTTCAGTAGTTGTTGATGTAGGTAGTGGTGtggttgtggttgttgttggtaGTGTTGGTAGTGGTGGGGTTGTCGTTGTTGTtggtagtggtggtggtggtagaGGTAATGCACGATTACAGAGCGTCCTTTCACAACAATCTGGTTCTGGAATGACTGAACCCACATTTTCCATGAACATTAGAAGATGCAGGACTTCGGTAGCTGCACATGTATTTGGAGTCACGCAGCCTTTTGCCAAATGTGTTGGGGATTGATTTTTCACtgttgacacaaaaacattaactcaCAACGTCAGTTATTAAAACCttgtatttttaacaaacacacacacacaatagcAAATGGTGTGTTTGAATAATAGTTATgtcataaaatgtctttaatatGTCACAAGTTCAGCTGTGTTTACTTGATATttagaaaattatttattttactagagttctttgtttagtttttgttttaaatattaattttgcattaaattttaaatcttacACTCTTCATTTTTACCATGAATGTAtatgtaaaacactttttagcTAGTTTGTTAATTGAATAAATCCTGAACAAAAGCTACAGAACAACCAATGCCTTTGTTCAACTTTAAATAACTTGTAAATGATTGCCTGTGCTTTTTCAAATGACAACtttaatttttagaaaatgtttctcATTGTTTATAAGTTCTTTCCTATTAGCatatgataaaaatataaacaaatgtgaCAGTACTTTTGATCTACCTTAAGATTTTACAGACTAATGCTGGGAAAATAGACTTTGATGCTAGATTTGTAAACTGTCCAACATAAAAACTCACCATTTGTACCAAAACAGTTGGTCTCATCTCCTGAACATTGAACTGTAGAGTCACATACAGAATTTGTAGTGTCACAACCAAAACAAGTCAGGTTATTAGCAGGTTGTGGACTGGGaactgcaggagaaaaaaacaacaacaggaagacGTTTTTACACACATCTGAAAGAGAAGAAGTtcaaaatcctgttttctttctgtatgaTGAATCTTACAAGGTAGAGTTTCTGAGTTGCAGTTGCTGGAGTTGCAGCAGAAAGCAGATGCAGTTGCACTTGAGGAACCCAAGTTGACTGAATAAGTATGATTGCCTGTGCTTGGACACAGAGATGATGGTGCACAGCCCATGAAGATTTGTTGTGGTTCTGTTCCAGTTGAATTGGCTGCAGAGTCAAAGTGTATGTTAGGAATTTtggcagagaaaaacaacagattatgCGAACACATGAtgagcatattttaaaaataaaccaatattTGGAAAAAGGAGGATACCTCGAATGGAAGCTGTTATACACATGAATCCTGAGTCACATGTCACCAGTTCTGTGTTTGTACACCCTGGATCTGTGCAGGAAACACACTGCAGGGATGGAGCTGCAATCAGGAGAAGGAAAAGTATATTCATCAAATGTCTGATTTTGTGAAATATAGTTGAAATATTGNTTGGTAGTGTTGGTAGTGGTGGGGTTGTGGTTTCAGTAGTTGTGGATGTAGGTAGTGGTGGGGTTGTCGTTGTTGTtggtagtggtggtggtggtagaGGTAATGCACGATTACAGAGCGTCCTTTCACAACAATCTGGTTCTGGAATGACTGAACCCACATTTTCCATGAACATTAGAAGATGCAGGACTTCGGTAGCTGCACATGTATTTGGAGTCACGCAGCCTTTTGCCAAATGTGTTGGGGATTGATTTTTCACtgttgacacaaaaacattaactcaCAACGTCAGTTATTAAAACCttgtatttttaacaaacacacacacacaatagcAAATGGTGTGTTTGAATAATAGTTATgtcataaaatgtctttaatatGTCACAAGTTCAGCTGTGTTTACTTGATATttagaaaattatttattttactagagttctttgtttagtttttgttttaaatattaattttgcattaaattttaaatcttacACTCTTCATTTTTACCATGAATGTAtatgtaaaacactttttagcTAGTTTGTTAATTGAATAAATCCTGAACAAAAGCTACAGAACAACCAATGCCTTTGTTCAACTTTAAATAACTTGTAAATGATTGCCTGTGCTTTTTCAAATGACAACtttaatttttagaaaatgtttctcATTGTTTATAAGTTCTTTCCTATTAGCatatgataaaaatataaacaaatgtgaCAGTACTTTTGATCTACCTTAAGATTTTACAGACTAATGCTGGGAAAATAGACTTTGATGCTAGATTTGTAAACTGTCCAACATAAAAACTCACCATTTGTACCAAAACAGTTGGTCTCATCTCCTGAACATTGTACTGTAGAGTCACATGCAGAATTTGTAGTGTCACAACCAAAACAAGTCAGGTTATTAGCAGGTTGTGGACTGGGaactgcaggagaaaaaaacaacaacaggaagacGTTTTTACACACATCTGAAAGAGAAGAAGTtcaaaatcctgttttctttctgtatgaTGAATCTTACAAGGTAGAGTTTCTGAGTTGCAGTTGCTGGAGTTGCAGCAGAAAGCAGATGCAGTTGCACTTGAGGAACCCAAGTTGACTGAATAAGTATGACTGCCTGTACTTGGACACAGAGATGATGGTGCACAGCCCATGTAGATTTGTTGTGATGAAGTTCGAGAGACATTTCCTGCAGAATCAATGGGtagattttgtcattttgaccgaaaaaaaaacaattgtcagAACACATAATGAGCATTTTACAGAAAGGAAGGATACCTTGAATAGAAGCTGTTATACACATAGATCCTGAGTCACATGTCACTGATGATCTGTTTGTACAATCCTGATCTGTGCAGCTGAGACACTGCAGGGCTCCAACTGCAAACAGGACAAaagaaatgaattttttaatgactgtgTTCTGAACATAGTCTGGGTGATTAACAATGGTTgtagacttttgttttttacaagtttaaaaaaaatgtaatgatgACTACATTTATGAACAGCAATTACAATCATgaagaaaacagtaaatgtaTGAATGACTGATtattaaatgaatgaaatatggTTTAAACTTCTGTACACTTCTAAATAATATTTTCCTAATTTACAAGCATTTACAATTCCTAATACACTTTTAaattgcagaaataaaaaaaaactttttttatactttaactttaaaatgtacTAAATGATTGTaacacagcttttctttgttgttctaCAGTGtttaaagaaggaagaaaatactttaaaattaatttttatctttagaaaatgtaaataatatttaaatccGTTTACCTGTGCTGGTAAGCGCCCAAGTCAGAGACAGACACAAGATTAGACTCATTGTGACTTTTAGCTATAAACTGAACCAAAACCTGTGACACTCAtctataaagaaagaaaattgttGTGCAACccatttacaaagaaaaatttAACATGTGTGGGTGTTGGGACACTCATTTATTAAGAAGAATTTAACATGTGTGGGTGTTTTGAGACAATAAAGATCGCCACTTCCGGTTTTGTCAGTGTTCATTAAACAAATTAACACACCTTAACATACCTTTGAAACAcgtgaaggaaataaaaaaaaaactgtgcacaAACGAACCAGGAATAAACATTTAAGGTTATTCaagtttattgttattttttttggctATTCACATCACaatcttttctgttcttttaggaatattcattttttatttatatttgtttcctttttattcttaCTTCAAGTTTTATTATCACAACATCTTAGAATAATATGACTAAAAAGGTGccctttttaaatcttaaaagaCTGCACCGATCAGTGGCACTTTTACAATactacaaaattaaaacaacaaaaagaaaattctctttttttttgtcttagaaaatttatttttgtttctgattgtAGAAAGTGATTAAATCCTGTGAAAGTTCTAACATTTaacatatcaggacataatttaatttaattcaaaaaaaGACACCTATAATGTTAAAAGAACAACACACACGACATGTTACATTCTCCcattatttcttttacaaaaactaaTTCAAAATGCAGAAGCAGTGCATGAAAACTAAGTCCACTTCATGAATTAACAGCTCATAAAACCGCTGCCATGTTGGTCTAATTATGATAAATGTCTCTTCTTTTGTCGCCACATGTTCCAGACGTCTCGTGGTATGTCGTGATTGAACTTTACAAGCCTGGACAGTGCTGccctgggttttttttagtaaGAGCAGGCTTTCTTCTGCAGTCCTACAAAACAGGATATACttgtttagcctttttttaattgtcctattaagaatatttaatttgctaactgaggcctgtagttTGAAATGGAGCTATGAAAAACTGTCTTAAATATTTCTGGATTATGAACTAAccagtgctttttatttttttgcagattgTTGACCTCCCAAGAACTTTAAACATTGCCTCATCATCCTTACTTTGCAGGCAGggcaaagtcaaagtcaaatttatttttaggcacatttaaaaacagcagaagttgCCCAGAGTGctgcacaaatgcaaaaaataaaacaagtaataataataataataatatataaaaaaatagtaaaaataaaaaaagtacaggctttaaaaagtgtcaaaactcagtctggttttaatgccattcatccatcttctacctgCAGTCAGGTCACGGAGGCAACAAGGAGAGAAACCCTGACATCCCTCTCCTCAGACactccccagctcctcctgggggattcaaagatgttcccaggccagagaggatatataatccctccagcaaattctgggtctgccctgaggtctcttaCTAGTAGATTATGCCTGAAAAaccttttggtcatgatccagaCCTCATGGCCTTAAGTCAGGGTTGAAccgtagatggaccagtaaataaACCAGTTATTGTACTTCccccaaggaggttatgttttcagtagtgagggtttgttagcaagattttgaggaaattttcagaaaatgttaggggtgtcacaaaaaataattgatcaaattttggtggtgatctggagcACAATCCAGATCGTACAAGAGTTCAATGGTGTCagtgaccctatggccttggcagaggtttgcactgtctgagtgcttctagatatataataaatctgattaaatATAGTTCATTTTAATTGAACATACTCCATCTAAATCCACTAGGTtgactaataataataacaataataatacattttatttataggcaCCTTTCTTGACACTCAAAGTCACCTTACATCATCAAACATAAAAGCTGACGTGAtattaaaagacaataaaatagaacacaaaaatacatttgacaTGAGACAATGCAGTTTTGATCAGAGGGAGTAAGCCAGTTTAAACAGATAGGTTTTGAGTTTGGATGTGAAATGTGGTAATGAGTCTGTATTACAGAGTTCAGGTTGGAACAACAGTTGGAATTGTTTTTTACACtatctgcatttgttttatgcttttagtaacattttgttttctaataaagtttaattattgtttAGTGATTTTTAACTTTGTTCACATTTGTAACACAGTAAAACTGAAAGCGACTGACTGCAGTGTGTGGTTTCATGCAAATGACGACTATATGCAAATGATTCTGACCTATTTAGCTGAGGCATTTAAACCATGATAAGGTGTAATTTTCATTCCTTTTTCTGGATGTAGGCATTGATCCTCACTGCTTCATAGCTTGAGAGTTCCTCATCTGTACTTTGGTTTACGTGTAATCACGGCAGTAAAGaatttgaaaaatgttaattaCAGTCAAATATTTGGGTCAGTGTTTTGTTCTCTGACACACCTGCTGTTGTTAAACTGGTGCCATTATCAAGATGAGAGTCTGCTGATCAGTCATCAACAAACTAAATGTACGCTTCCTTTAACCGATTGTGTTATGCTTTAGCTAGAAACGTGGcattgggtgtgtgtgtgtgtgtgtgtgggcgtgttAGGACAAAAAGATTTGCAGCAGtatgttgtcattttatttctcagGATTGTTTGATCAACAAATGAGCTAAGTGGTATG belongs to Kryptolebias marmoratus isolate JLee-2015 linkage group LG13, ASM164957v2, whole genome shotgun sequence and includes:
- the LOC108229369 gene encoding integumentary mucin C.1, which produces MCITASIRANSTGTEPQQIFMGCAPSSLCPSTGNHTYSVNLGSSSATASAFCCNSSNCNSETLPFPSPQPANNLTCFGCDTTNSVCDSTVQCSGDETNCFGTNVKNQSPTHLAKGCVTPNTCAATEVLHLLMFMENVGSVIPEPDCCERTLCNRALPLPPPPLPTTTTTPPLPTLPTTTTTTPLPTSTTTETTTPPLPTLPTTTTTTEITTPPLPTSTTTETTTLQPALQCFTCTDPECTNTELVTCDSGSMCITASIQATVFGNTQQRIYKNCASSVLCPSPGNYTHAVNLDFLSVFASTQCCNSDNCNSETPPFPSPQPSNGLRCFVCDFPTTTCGNNILCSGEESKCFTALIRNGSTEYSARGCISPNTCAVSEILCVLPFLESAGSFIRGPDCCNDRLCNRLPVDVLSTVPPKEPTTTTDTLTSTTTSTTTTTVPETTTASPFLQCRNCTDPGCTNTELVTCDSGFMCITASIRGILLFPNIGLFLKYAHHVFA